One genomic window of Daphnia pulex isolate KAP4 chromosome 12, ASM2113471v1 includes the following:
- the LOC124208806 gene encoding uncharacterized protein LOC124208806, producing the protein MNCQSQSENMNCGTSNIVSTPLRPDSLPGSQFYAEEGEEVEMKPATILGKSMMMVTYRWELEDVAMEPKTISSRMLCFRDEKVFRVGLKNRDKPTLIFMAIDLNNIGLRLREVGFYSDNNYVQSRQKMTHNNVDGESLQLFTYDLTEMVVGKCTFVFSIWLEGSVPGCYSYQLSDRLVKKQLWQSQHYVDVEFVCKGQKFSAHKAILAARSPVFAAEFDTELDDELPRKKSDGPLQINIDDVESTVFEQFLYFLYTGEPKIPMLDNEQLLKLAIRYQLNTLVELCQIAVKKIDVLQMASFVSTLELNQTEPPASVIISPEKNSYVTHGHPESTFRVVWIFEGRESAEKPLAIDYQNENLFSLHLKDGIVHFICVNHRKFVIQVLYSINCSNWIEMKAKSVRQQLEKSEMLFFAAQVDVNFEQLFQQSIMFDIQMVQTIADYSYEMMDVSWMTQLWEAALGCRHTDVEIFVGQNKLMEAHQMVLSARSPVLNGLLRNLKENGKSRISFHKGIEAHVVEHFLYFLYTGSSRMTFKNKQFLGLAEMHQVETLTKVCELAIVASPDVEEVTNFLLSNF; encoded by the exons ATGAATTGCCAATCTCAATCAGAAAACATGAATTGTGGAACTAGCAATATAGTTTCGACGCCATTGAGACCGGATTCTCTTCCAGGAAG CCAATTTTACGCCGAAGAAGGCGAAGAAGTCGAAATGAAACCGGCCACCATTTTGGGTAAATCCATGATGATGGTGACTTATCGTTGGGAGCTGGAAGATGTCGCGATGGAACCCAAAACAATCTCATCCCGGATGCTTTGTTTCCGCGACGAGAAAGTCTTCCGCGTCGGCCTGAAGAATCGCGACAAACCGACGTTGATCTTCATGGCCATCGACCTCAACAACATCGGACTGAGACTGCGAGAAGTGGGATTCTATTCGGATAATAATTATGTCCAATCGCGTCAGAAGATGACTCACAACAATGTCGACGGCGAAAGTCTGCAGTTGTTTACCTACGATCTGACCGAAATGGTCGTTGGCAAATGTACATTCGTCTTCTCCATTTGGCTGGAAGGAAGCGTTCCTGGTTGTTATTCCTATCAGCTGTCGGATCGTCtggtaaaaaaacaactgtgGCAAAGCCAACACTACGTCGACGTTGAATTCGTGTGCAAAGGTCAAAAGTTTTCAGCTCACAAAGCCATTCTGGCCGCTCGCAGTCCCGTCTTTGCAGCCGAATTTGACACTGAACTGGATGATGAACTTCCCAGGAAGAAAAGTGACGGACCTCTGCAGATCAACATCGACGACGTGGAGTCGACCGTTTTCGAGCAGTTTCTCTATTTCCTCTACACCGGAGAACCCAAAATTCCAATGCTGGACAATGAACAACTGCTGAAATTGGCCATCCGCTATCAGCTCAACACTCTGGTGGAATTGTGCCAAATCGCAGTCAAGAAAATCGACGTCTTGCAGATGGCCAGTTTCGTTTCGACCCTCGAATTAAATCAAACTGAACCACCAGCCTCTGTTATCATCAG TCCGGAAAAAAATAGTTACGTAACACATGGCCATCCCGAGTCGACTTTCCGAGTGGTTTGGATCTTCGAAGGACGTGAATCGGCCGAAAAACCGCTGGCCATTGATTACCAAAACGAGAATCTCTTTTCGCTGCATCTCAAAGACGGGATCGTTCATTTCATTTGCGTCAACCACCGCAAATTCGTCATCCAAGTGCTCTATTCCATCAATTGCTCCAACTGGATCGAAATGAAAGCCAAGAGCGTCAGACAGCAGCTGGAGAAATCCGAAATGCTCTTCTTCGCGGCCCAAGTCGACGTCAATTTCGAGCAACTCTTTCAACAATCGATCATGTTCGATATTCAAATGGTTCAAACGATCGCCGATTATTCTTACGAGATGATGGACGTCTCTTGGATGACGCAACTGTGGGAGGCCGCTCTAGGCTGTCGCCACACCGACGTCGAGATATTCGTCGGCCAGAACAAGTTGATGGAAGCCCATCAAATGGTCCTCTCGGCTCGCAGTCCCGTGCTCAATGGCCTGTTGCGCAATCTCAAGGAGAACGGCAAATCCCGAATTTCGTTTCACAAGGGAATCGAGGCGCACGTTGTCGAACATTTTCTGTATTTCCTGTACACGGGTTCGTCCAGGATGACTTTCAAAAACAAGCAATTCCTCGGGCTGGCCGAAATGCATCAAGTGGAAACGTTAACCAAAGTTTGTGAACTCGCCATCGTCGCTTCTCCAGACGTTGAAGAAGTGACCAACTTTCTCCTGTccaacttttga
- the LOC124208807 gene encoding cuticle protein 7-like, whose product MQSIVAYLLVTVVASQARWINPGYGMGGFTGYYPVAPAAPVAYHGVPAAVPAVVPAYGYPSFTSTQYHAQDELGQARFGYAHPGQAASNYRDGLGNQIGSYAYFNPEGKEVRVSYTADHRGFRVLSNDLPVAPVANLVAPVQVPETIEVAQAKAAHLAAHAEAKAAHAAAKAALPVTPVAPAAPTTTA is encoded by the exons ATGCAGTCGATC GTTGCTTACCTTTTGGTTACGGTTGTGGCTTCTCAAGCCAGATGGATTAACCCAGGATATGGAATGGGTGGATTCACTGGATATTATCCAGTTGCTCCGGCCGCCCCAGTTGCTTACCACGGAGTTCCAGCTGCAGTTCCAGCAGTCGTTCCCGCATACGGTTACCCCAGCTTCACTTCCACCCAGTATCACGCTCAGGACGAGTTGGGTCAAGCCAGATTCGGTTATGCCCACCCTGGACAGGCCGCCTCCAACTATCGCGATGGTTTGGGCAACCAGATCGGCAGCTACGCTTACTTCAATCCCGAAGGTAAAGAGGTCCGCGTTTCCTACACCGCCGATCACCGAGGCTTCCGTGTCCTTTCCAACGACTTGCCAGTGGCTCCCGTTGCCAACCTGGTAGCACCGGTTCAAGTTCCAGAAACCATCGAAGTGGCTCAGGCTAAAGCCGCTCACTTGGCCGCTCACGCCGAGGCTAAAGCCGCTCACGCTGCCGCCAAAGCCGCCCTTCCAGTTACACCTGTTGCACCTGCTGCACCCACCACGACCGCCTAG
- the LOC124208928 gene encoding uncharacterized protein LOC124208928: MAQSWNSTANRRHLPSNTSRDNAEPEKNDALLPRRFTKATIGVLVVSGVVVVGLQSYIFYNFTQMYDGNSLPSSSYSSSWDVLYTAMAMSSGSANALVGFFMACVIKARRRLMMIFGTVLTVVAAAASALAGFYAIAEQLKLYNNQEIPQHVCVGADAYEPLKTDCIAWWWLELTVLIFSGFALIANFACFVILCIDLYGGHYRQKLQRAPPFLDVAGSVKSGSTQVHSIYDDHSTTRSDQWIPRVNSFQSGKSSDIMRRFQSEIDRTRPRDKQQIVSQNPSLYQNRPSLPIVIRKNTSSIYFY; encoded by the exons ATGGCGCAGAGCTGGAATTCGACAGCAAATAGACGTCATTTACCATCTAATACTTCGCGTGATAACGCCGAACCAGAGAAAAATGACGCCCTCCTTCCAAGGAGATTCACAAAGGCCACGATCGGTGTCCTAGTTGTGTCTGGTGTAGTAGTGGTCGGTTTACAG TCTTACATCTTTTACAACTTCACGCAAATGTACGATGGCAACAGTCTTCCCAGTTCAAGCTATAGCAGTTCCTGGGATGTTTTGTACACGGCCATGGCCATGAGCAGCGGTTCGGCTAACGCCCTGGTCGGATTTTTCATGGCCTGCGTCATCAAAGCTCGTAGGCGGCTCAT GATGATATTCGGCACTGTCCTCACAGTTGTCGCCGCTGCCGCATCGGCCCTGGCCGGCTTTTACGCCATCGCGGAGCAGCTCAAACTCTACAACAATCAAGAGATACCGCAACATGTTTGCGTTGGTGCTGACGCTTACGAACCTTTAAAAACCGACT GTATCGCCTGGTGGTGGCTGGAATTGACAGTTCTTATTTTTAGCGGTTTCGCACTGATTGCCAATTTCGCTTGTTTCGTCATCCTGTGCATTGATTTGTACGGCGGACACTATCGCCAAAAGCTGCAACGAGCGCCACCATTTTTGGATGTTGCCGGTTCAGTCAAGTCGGGATCTACACAAGTTCATTCAATCTACGATGATCACAGCACAACAAGATCAGACCAGTGGATTCCACGAGTTAACAGTTTCCAGTCTGGTAAATCAAGTGACATAATGCGCAGGTTCCAATCTGAAATTGACAGGACAAGACCTCGCGATAAGCAACAAATAGTTTCACAAAATCCTAGTCTGTACCAAAATCGACCGAGTTTACCGATCGTCATCCGCAAAAATACGAGCTCAATCTATTTCTATTAA
- the LOC124209801 gene encoding uncharacterized protein LOC124209801 has translation MNFSSITNSSDVVDYSGDIVGPLEFNCSQYEFGKEPPNVTQHFDALGVVGLGFAYGGTASSGLLTLIFLIQICSNVRKCPWEWQRPLSWIISMPMIISWLSLTSFLVPRAGNLCGIVKQSYMPFMLMHFLDLALMIDGDEEKVLEILMDNRVPMSLCAAPCCFFGICCGSSIVTKRGFRALRRRVYQAPLWQFLLTMAAVVLEIAEINQFLPEHIVTPLFQTLAALNVLMYMLGSWGFNVIVKTFKGLERSNWNRRMKKAHALTLFIAAMKIQIFILGLLVDYSDYIPCSPPAVSPAHMKQSMDAMLSLMEALIFGIVFAFVFRVRISDIERAIKGDGTERSPNFYLVQNMQYPSTHQAYDAQ, from the exons ATGAATTTCTCCAGCATCACGAATTCATCCGACGTCGTGGATTATTCCGGCGACATTGTGGGTCCCTTGGAATTCAACTGCAGTCAATACGAGTTTGGCAAAGAACCGCCCAATGTCACTCAACACTTTGACG CGCTGGGAGTCGTTGGTCTTGGATTTGCTTATGGAGGGACGGCAAGTTCGGGCCTGCTCACACTTATCTTTCTGATCCAAATTTGTTCTAACGTTAGGAAATGTCCGTGGGAATGGCAACGACCGCTCAGTTGGatca TTTCCATGCCGATGATCATTTCGTGGCTCTCACTGACGTCCTTTCTGGTCCCACGGGCCGGTAACCTGTGCGGAATCGTCAAACAATC GTACATGCCGTTTATGCTGATGCATTTTCTCGATCTAGCGCTCATGATCGACGGTGATGAAGAGAAAGTCCTGGAAATATTGATGGACAATCGAGTCCCAATGTCCCTTTGCGCTGCCCCTTGCTGTTTCTTCGGCATCTGCTGCGGCAGTTCCATCGTCACCAA GCGAGGATTTCGAGCTCTCAGAAGGAGAGTGTATCAAGCCCCGTTATGGCAGTTCCTCCTGACGATGGCCGCCGTCGTCTTGGAAATTGCTGAAATTAACCAATTCCTTCCGGAA CATATTGTGACGCCTCTATTTCAAACCTTGGCCGCCCTCAATGTTTTGATGTACATGTTGGGCAGTTGGGGTTTCAACGTCATCGTCAAAACATTTAAAGGATTGGAAAGATCAAATTGGAATCGTCGCATG AAAAAAGCTCACGCTTTGACGCTCTTCATCGCGGCCATGAAGATTCAGATCTTCATTCTCGGATTGTTGGTCGATTACAGCGATTACATTCCATGTTCGCCACCGGCAGTCTCACCCGCTCACATGAAACAAA GTATGGATGCAATGTTGAGCCTAATGGAGGCCCTCATCTTCGGCATCGTCTTCGCGTTCGTTTTCCGCGTTCGCATCAGCGACATTGAACGCGCCATCAAAGGTGATGGCACCGAGAGATCGCCCAATTTCTACCTAGTCCAAAATATGCAATATCCCAGCACTCATCAAGCCTACGATGCACAATAA